Within the Catalinimonas niigatensis genome, the region CGATAAGGAGTAATATCTTATCCATGCTGGCAGACACATTGCAAATTAATGAAAACTACCAGCCTAAAGTTTTTAGCAAGGAAGAAATATTAAGCACTTTAAAACCCCTGGTTTTATATGTGGCTGGAGGTAGCTTTATGAGTGTAGAAAATGATAGTAGCCAACAGATCATTCAAAGATTTTCTTTTAAGGTACCTGCAGAATATGGCACAATTACTGGCACTGTAAATACAGCCTACGAGCGTTTTACAATCCAACTACTAGACAGTAAATATGAAGTAGTGGCTGAAACTCAACCTACCAATAATAGCTACACAATTGAGCTTGTTCCTCCAGGCTCTTACCACATCCGTATCCTAGTGGATGAAGATCAAAACGGTGAATGGGAGAGAGGTAACATCCTGGAAAACAAAAATTCCGAACCTGTTTATTTCTACACCGATGAAGAAGTGATAGATCTAAGGGCCAACTGGAACAGAGAAATCAACCTATCCTTCTAAAGTTATCCACACTATCGAGTGAATAACATGTGGATACCCCAGGTATTCGATGTGGAAAATAACAAGGTTATTCACTCGATAACTTTCTTGTCTACAATTATTTTCCCTATTCACAGTCATTGAATAATTATGAACAATGTTATTCACATGGATAATCACCAAAAAAGTTATTCACAAATTAGTTAACATTTTAAAAAAATCTTCATAACTTATTGTAAATCAATAAATTAGTTGTGAATAAGTATGTTAATAACCGCAAAATAATCGAATAGGTTATGAATAGCGGTGGATAACAAGCTAGGGTTTCAAGAGTTTTCCACTTATTCACACAGTAATAAATAATAATAGTTCGATTTAAATAATCTTTCGATAATATAGTATGTTAGTGAATATGTTAGAATCCATAACAAATCAATCATGAAAATAAATCACCCTATAACATTTGTTATTCTTTTGTTATCGACTACTTTAGCTTTCTCCGTTCAGGCACAGGATGAAGAACAGATACAACTCGCACAGGAATATGATGATAAAGGAGAAGTGGAAAAAGCCAAGTCAATGTATGACGAATTGGCAGACAAGAAAAAAAATGTACCCATTATCCATGGACGATATTTTAGATTATTGATGAACAATGGCTATCTGGATGAAGCAGAAAAATACATTGACAAGACACTCAAATCATACCCGGAGAATATCATCTATCGATTGGATGCTGGCATCTTACAAATGCGGATGGGCAAAGAGTCCAATGCAAATAAATATTACACGGACGTATTAAATGAAGTACAGTCTGATCCATACAAGGTACGACTGGTGGCAGGGCACTTTATCAAGAGCGATATGCTGGAGAAGGCAATTAACTTTTATGAAGCCGGCCGGCCGGCGAGTAACGATCCCAACCTTTTTGCTTTAGAACTGGCGAATGTATATCGCCGTCTCAATGAAAAAGATAAAATGGTACTTGAGTATCTTAAGTATGCCGACGAGGACGAAGCGCGCATCAGCTATGTGAAAAATGTATTGCAAAATATATTGACAGAAGAGGAGGACTTGGAGAGTTTGTCAAACATGCTTCTCAACAAGATTCAGGAACAGCCTGATAAGCAATTATACAATGAGTTACTTATCTGGATCAATCTACAACAAAAAAACTTCTATGGAGCCTTTATGCAAGCCAGAGCCATTGACAGAAGAAGCCGGACCGATGGAGAAAGAGTAATGGAGGTAGCGGGTATTGCTCTGGAAAATCAGGACTATGAGAATGCACTAAAAATGTATGAATATATCATTGAGAAGTATCCCCGAACTTCTAACTATGTCTCGGCAAGACGATACAAAATCAAGACCCGGGAAGAAATGGTGAAAAATCGCTATCCGGTAGCCCAAGAAGATATCATCAAGCTTATTGAAGATTATCAAAATTTTATAGACGAAACCAGTAAATCTGCCATTGGTCCGAGCCATGCTACTCTAGAAGCCATGCGTAGTCAGGCTTTGCTCTATGCATTTTATTTAGATGAAAAAGACCGGGCTATTGAATCACTAAATGAAGTAGCTCAACACCCCAAAGCAAGTAGGGAACTCAAAGCCAGATGTAAACTGGATATGGGTGATATTTATCTGCTTATCAATCAACCCTGGGAATCTACCCTTCTATACTCACAGGTTGAAAAAGATTATAAGGAAGAACCCATTGGCTATGAAGCAAAATTGAAAAATGCAAAATTATCTTATTACAAGGGGGAGTTTGAGTTGGCTCAGGGACATCTGGATGTATTGAAATTGGCTACTACCCGTGAAATAGCCAATGATGCCATGTCACTTAGCGTATTGATCCAAAACAATACAGCTTTAGACACGAGCGGTACAGCCATGCAGGATTATGCCAATGTAGAATTGTTGCTCTTTCAAAATAAGCAGGAACAGGCTTTGTTAAAATTAGATAGCATGCTAACGCTTTATAAAAATCACGACTTGGCAGATGAAATTCATTGGTTGATGGCGAACATAGATATGAAACTTGGAAAATTTGAAGAATCTCTTGAGCACCTAAACATCATTTCAGAGTCTTTTGGTTTTGATATACTGGGGGATAATGCCTTGTATCTCACAGGAAAAATATATGAAGAGCAACTTCAGGATCAGGATAAAGCTATGGAAATTTATACGAC harbors:
- a CDS encoding tetratricopeptide repeat protein, encoding MKINHPITFVILLLSTTLAFSVQAQDEEQIQLAQEYDDKGEVEKAKSMYDELADKKKNVPIIHGRYFRLLMNNGYLDEAEKYIDKTLKSYPENIIYRLDAGILQMRMGKESNANKYYTDVLNEVQSDPYKVRLVAGHFIKSDMLEKAINFYEAGRPASNDPNLFALELANVYRRLNEKDKMVLEYLKYADEDEARISYVKNVLQNILTEEEDLESLSNMLLNKIQEQPDKQLYNELLIWINLQQKNFYGAFMQARAIDRRSRTDGERVMEVAGIALENQDYENALKMYEYIIEKYPRTSNYVSARRYKIKTREEMVKNRYPVAQEDIIKLIEDYQNFIDETSKSAIGPSHATLEAMRSQALLYAFYLDEKDRAIESLNEVAQHPKASRELKARCKLDMGDIYLLINQPWESTLLYSQVEKDYKEEPIGYEAKLKNAKLSYYKGEFELAQGHLDVLKLATTREIANDAMSLSVLIQNNTALDTSGTAMQDYANVELLLFQNKQEQALLKLDSMLTLYKNHDLADEIHWLMANIDMKLGKFEESLEHLNIISESFGFDILGDNALYLTGKIYEEQLQDQDKAMEIYTTFLREYAGSVYVSDVRKRLRGIRGDFNVN